TTTATTCGGCTCTGTCTTTTCTGTTTAACCCATCAGTTGAGTTGGGGTGTggtttttttgctgggaaagatttgctctgagctaatatctgttaccaatcttcctcttttctttctcctccccagagccccagtgtgtggttgtacatcctagttgtaagtcctgattcttctatgtgagccgccaccacagcatggctgctgagggACAGGTGGTGTGCTTCTGCACCTGGGAAGTGaatccgggctgccaaagcagagcgtgtcgaactttaaccactaggccattggggctggctccaccaagttgatttttatttcaaaattttccaacTTCTATTTTGAGAAACTCGTAGCCTTGCAGGAGATTTGCAGAAGTTTCCATCCAGTGTCTCCGAGCCTCCACGGTGCTGACATCTCACGTGATCTCAGTAGGTTTAGCGCAGTGGTACAGTAGGATTGTGCCGAATCCAAACGTCGATACAAGACTGTCAGCTCATCCACAGACCAATTCACCTTTGGGCTGTAGCTGACTTGTGTCCCTCTTCTGGAGTTTGATCCCATCTGGTGCCTCACATTGGTCAGGTGGTCTTGTCCCCTTGGTCTCATCCAATCCTTGAGTTTTGTGACCTGCATCCCTTTGGATTTGTCTGGCATTTTCTCAGTTAGGTTTGTGGTTGTGATTGTGGCAGGAGAACCACAGGAGCGATGACCtgctcttctctgtgcctcagaccGGGGGGGACACGGTGTGTGTCTGTCTCATTTCTGGTGATTCCAACTTTGACCACTTGCTTGGGTGATGTCTGCAGTTTCTCCACGGTAAAGTCGTGTGTCTCCCTCTGTCATTAGTAGACACAGAAACTCTGCAAAGACCTCATGGAATTTTCTCTCAGCAGTTGTACGGTTCATCTCTAGACATTCCCGGTGGCTTCTTTGTCCACACCACTGCATGCTGTGCATCTGAGAGCTCCAGGACCTCATCCTGGGCTCCAGCTGTCCCTCCCTGGAGCTGCCAGGTGGCAGCTTCTCCCCCACTGGCCGCCTCTCAAGGGGTGGGGCTGATCTTTGATCTTTGATCCTCATCCATTGATACTCATTTGCAAAGGTCCTCCAGCCTGAATGGCGGAAGCTTTTCTCCAGTGTAGATTACTTCTCCTTCAGGTGGCGATCTTCGGCTGGGGCCACTTCCGCCTCTGTAGGGGGTGGCTCAAAGCAGGACCCCTGCCACCTCGAGCTCCCCATGCTGCTTGTTGAGGGGTCCTCGGAGCCCCTCACATTTCTTCCCATCCCAACTTGGAGCTTCCTGGGAGCCTGTCTGCCCCCAGCATGAATCCAGAGGCCCCTggtgatattttctcttctgctgccCCGCTCTTGGCTCCCGGGGCCCTTCATGGTTATTTTTACAGTCACATCTCCTTGTCCGTGCACATTTCATTGCTTACCTCTCCCAGGGTCTCAGCCGTGTCTCTCTCTCCGAGCTCTCTTCCTGCAgccttgtttcctcttcttcctctttgcttcGTTTCTCCAGTTCCCTGCCTGCACTCCTCTCCCAGTGGGCGCTGAGGTTGACCAGAGGCTCTGCCTCTGCTCAGCTGTGTCCTCTGTCGAGGCCTTTTCCTGGGGCCCCAATATTCCTGCTCAAGGTCTGTCCTTTGCCTGTTGAACTCCCCAGAGAAGCTCCTTCTGGCCTCCTGCCTGGAGGGCCATGGCCAGGCCCCTCTCGTCCTCAGTGTTTGCTTTCCTGCTGGCTCTCAGCCTCCATCACAGCCCAGGGCCTCGCGCAGCCCAGTCTGCAGCTGCTGCTCCTGCGCTGCTTCCTTCTTATTCCAGCTCCTCGGCCCCACCCTACCCCTCACCCCGGGAGTCCCAGAGGAGTCTGGAGCGCGCTTTCTGCTCTCCAGGCCTCGGCCCCTCTGTGGCCAGCTTTGACATTCTTgcctcctcacctctctcccctcccacgTGGGTTTGTGCTAACTCAACAAAGTCAAGCAGACAGCTCAGATACCTGGATGTGATTTAGTGAGCTTTGTAGGGAAGGAGCTAAATGGCACCAACATCATCTGCACCTGGGGTCcatattcttttccctttttttggtaaggaagattggccctgtgctaacatctatgcctCTTCCTCTATCGTGGGATGCCCCCCACAGCATGagtgatgagtggtgcgtaggtctgcacccaggatctgaacctgtgaaccccaggccactgaggcagagcacatgaacttaaccactaggcaaccgggCCAGCtcctactttcattttttaagatgTTCAAAGCCCTGCTTTGACTCCAGAGGCATTTGGACTTGATACAGAAGCTGTGTGCACTCAGAGGGCCCCTGTCCCCTCCAGTGGCCCAGGAAGAGCGGTTTCCTTGGCTGGGTGCAGAGGCCAAGTGGGGCCTCCCTGCTCCTGGGCTCCCAGCCATTGCATCGCTCCTTTACCAGACTGGGCTGTTTGTGCAGATTCGATGGTCACAAGGTTGTGCCCTGGAGGGCGAGTGTTTCCTGGTGGCCAGAGCGTTCGTCCTGGGCTTCCTGGACCCTGCTCTGGTTGCAAGTGGACACAGCGTTGGTCTGTTGACAGAGCCCACGAGTGGCTGGGCATCTGGGTCCCCGGCACCTGCTGTGTTCTGCTCTGGAAGCCCAGCCTCTGGCTCCCTGTGCATGGGAGGAGGGCAGCGCAGTGCCACCTGACCAGAAACTTCCCAGGGCACAGGTCAGACCCGAGCCCTGAGGGGCCAGCCGTTGGGAGGCTAGCCCAGGTCACCCAGGAAGCACTCACTCTGAAGTTGGGTCTTGGGGCCAGGGAAGGGCGGGCCGGCAATTGGACCTGCTACCAGTGCTGCCCACCCGCCCTCCGGCCACTCCTTCCCTCCGTCCAACACTGGCCATTGATCCAGCCTGAAATCGGAATCCATAAGAAAACGAAGGTTTGGCTCCGACTGTGTGGGCTCTGGTCTAAACAGGCGTCTGTAGATCTGGGGGCGCACGTGTGGCTCAACAGGGACCCTGAGGACCCGGGAGAGGCTGTGCTTCTGGCAACGGACTTTGCTCATGGGACACGGGATGCTTTCCGTGTGTAAATCTCAAGCTTGCAGGGCAGTGTGGAAATAACACGGTGCCTGCCCACGCACATCCCGTGCTGTGTGAcatgtttttgcttttcctctgggCCCTGTCCCTGGTCCTGTTGATCCTCCACGAGATAACCGCGGCGTTGACTTCTCTGTTCTTCACTCATTTTCaagactttttatgttttttcctaaacagTAAGTAGTGTTTTGGCATATTTAACAGCTTTTTGTGGAACCATATTGTGTGTCTCCCCATTGCCGGACCCCTCCTCCACCGACTCAGCCTTGTTGTGTTGTTGCTGCGGCAGCTGTAAAATTTCCCCGTTGGCTCGTGAGGCCGAGGCCCCTCTGACTACCTGGGGTCCAGCCCCACGAGCAGATTGGTGCTTGTTCCTCCCGTGGAAAGGCATTCAGGTTGTGCTTTGCTACTAACAAAAATGCTGCAGGAAAGACCTCCCGAAGCGGGTTTTGGTGAGAGTTGAAGCGCCCAAGTCCCCAGGCCATCAGCTCTCTTCCTGCTTCAGCCTTGGCCAAGTGCTATGGTTTCTCTCTCGTTCCCTGTCACTCTCAGTGACTCCTGAAGGGTCACATCGACAGTTTCGATCGGAATCTATTTGCATTTGTGTTGTCGGCTGTTTCCAACAGTCAGTGGGGACAGTCGGTGACAGTAACAGAACTGTGAGTGCCTCGGTGGGGCAGTTCCAGCTTGGCGGCTCCCCGCTTGGTCACACTTGAGCATCAGCCAAGGGGCAAAAGGTCACTGAGGCAACGAGGTACTCGGACTTCCCCCGCAGTTCTCTGGCCTCACTGGTCCAGGCAGAGCTGGacacctgtctgtctgtctgagcTCGAGGTGTTTGCGTGCAGCTGCACCGAGGACCCCTGCCAGTCTGGGCAGGGAGGAAGGTGAGACCCTGCTTCCTTGTACGGCCGTGCCTCCGCAAGGACAGTTCACAGCATTACCGCCCTGTGGCCCCAGAGGGGGCAGGAAAACGAACGTTTTGAACCCGAGCTTCGTCTTGCACCTGGTGGAGGAGGGATGGTGGGTTGCCGGCTGGGCCTGTAGCACCTGCCTTTGCTCTTTGTGGTGTTTTTTGGTGCCGTGGGTACATCTTGAGCGTCAACTCCTTGCCCTGCAAACAGGTTTGGTTTTCGAAACTCGGTGGTGGCTGTGGGGTACGTGTGACAAACACCATGACAGAGTCCTCGAGGAGAGGGACCTGATGCTGTTGGGGGCCTCGGAATTAGGGTTGGGCCCCGACGAGGAGCTTTCCTGGGAAGGTAGAGCCCACGCCCGGTGGTGCTTGTgtcctggaggtgggagggagcagggagagagggcaggggtgCAAGGCCCCAGGCAGGTGGGGGTGCGGCCAGTCTAGGAGAGGGCCCGGCAGGAGGCCAGGATGCTGGGCATCCACAGACAGCATTGGTTGGCTCCTGTGGTAAGGAGCCCAGGAGGCGCAGTCTGGGACCCAGGGGCCCTCGGGTGGGgtgctctctctctgctcttaGGGACCCTGCACCATAGCAGTGGGCTTTGTTCCTGCATTTCACGTCCACTTGCAGCCAGGCCCCTGTCCCTGGCAGTGGGGGCTGGGGTTGGAGCATAGATTCCCCACATCTCCAACTCAGGGTGCAGCCAGTCCGGCTGCAGGGGATTCCCGAGCCTGCAGAGGTTTTGCTCCTAGCATGTTGTTGCCCCGAACAAGGGCtggagaagaataagaaggaagTGGGCATTTTAGTGGAGACCTGGTGCTGTGGCCCAAGGAGCTCAAGAGCTTGCGGGTATCCCGGGGACAGTAAGTGCCCGTGGGAGGGCCGGGCGCACACCCATTGTGGTCTGGGGAGGCTGCCCTGCTGTGCCGAGGGTCAGGGTGCAGGTGGGTGGCATGGAGGAGCTGAGGGTGCTCCCTGGGACCTCATGGTGCTGAGCTAGTGTGTGACTGGGCAGACCGAGAGCACCAGATGGACAGGCGGGTGGACGCTGGGGGccgagggagggcaggagggcactCAGCGCGTCTGGGGCTGCGTCACCTGGGCGCACGGCTGGAGCCAGGTTCCTGGTGCGGGGAAGACACAAGTGCAGTGTGGACCACTTGGGTTTGAGGGACCTCTAAGCTCTTGTAGGCAGATGAGCAGGAAGCAGTGGGGTGGGCAGCCTGAGCTCCTAGGGGAGCTCGGCCAGGAGGTGACAGCATGTGTCCCTGTTGAGTGCCggcaggcaggagaggagcaCAACCCCCTGGAGTGTGGTGCAGCTAGCTCAACACCCAAATACCTCCTGCTCTGCACGCCTGGAAATTAGGGATAAGATATAATAGGCGTCATTTCAGATGTATGACTGAGCTCTGCATAACACAAGGAAACCTCAGATGTCAGAAACTGGGGAGGAATAGGCAGTCCGAGTGGCCAGCCCATATGAGGCTGCCTGGGCAGGGTGGTGGCGGCCCAGGGACTTGGATGTGACATCCCTGAGGAAGGAGGTTGGACCCTGGCCCTCCTGAGATGGCACAGGCAGTTGTCACTGAGAACCTTGAAAAATTTGCCTCCCAGCACAGGAGAAAGACCAGTCCTGACTTATGAGGGAAATCACGACCATGGGCCTGAGTACCAGGCGGGCATGAGTTTGGTGTGTTGAGGGTTTGTCCAGAAACCATAAAGTCGGTCCTGGGCTGGTGACACCGCTGGGGCCCCTGGCAGAGGCAGACCCAAGCCTGTTTAAAGGCGCACCCTCAACTCGAGAAGGAGCTCCCTCGGCCCGGGTGCACAGGGCCCCAGGTCTCAGGTCCTGCTGAAGGCGGTGATGACGCGCACCAGGAACTGTCCACCACGAGCCAGTGGCACCCGACGCATGCAGGAAGCAGGGTCACACTGCGGAGGTCTTTGGGTGATCAACTATCAGAGACAGTAAAATAGAAGATGGAAAGAAGACATCAGAAAGTTAAGGAAAGAACAAGATGCTGTGAGAAAAACAGGCCAATTTGAAATGGAACCAAGCAGAACGTCCATAAATGAAAAGTACCATGATTGAAGTTTAAAACCCAATGGGTGGGTTTTAACTCAGTGTCTGACAGTGGGAGCTCAGTCCTCCTGTGAAGAACAGCGCAAGGGTCCGCCCCGCGGCCAaatgattaagttcacgcactcctcttcggcggtccagggtttcgcccatttggatcctgggcgtggacctagcaccactcatcaggccacgctgaggcaggtcccacatgccacaactagaaggacccacagctagaatatacaactatgtactggggggctttgaggagaaggaaaaataaaataaaaagaactcaaaatgCTGGGTAAAATATTAAAGTCAGTTAGGGCCTGGGAAAGCCCAGCCTGAAAAGCTTTTATGGGACAAGATCCATAAGGGGAGAGGCCCAGGGTGGTGGCCCGTCTCCTCCGTGGCTTCCACTGGTCCCAGAATGGGTGGGAAGGTGCAGAGCACTTCTGACTGCCTCAGGGAGCAGGTGGCACAGACCTCAGGCCTGGGCTGAACTGAACCAGCCTCAGGGGCCAGGGGTCTTGGGACGACAAGACAGGGCCAGTGAAGGGAAGGCAGCCAACAGGATGGGGCACCGTGGCCAGGGCTGCCTGCATCCTGGGCGTTGGACTAACACAGACAAGGAAATGAGGCTGAAATTCCATGTATGCATTTTTCAAGTTATGTTAAATTGGTGCTTAAAACTTGGTGGATGTTGACACCTTCGTAGTCAGAACTAACGCCCTTGCTTTTCCAACTGTTTCAGCCTGCACCCCACACTTTGCTGGGAGAGGCATGCCCACTGGGATCGCCgctgccctccctcctggggTCCCTGCACCTGGGGAGGCAGAGTGACCCGTGCCAGCCGCTGTCCTTGAGATAAAGGCTTTCCACTTGCTGTGGTAGCAGCATGTCTGTGTCGGCAAAACCTCAAGCAGCGGCAGAGCTCACCCCTGGCCCCAAGGAGAAGCCCAGGGGAAAGCCACTCCTTCCCTGGGGCTCTCTCTTCAGCCACCGAAGTGAGAAGATTGTTTTCACCAAGAGTGACAGTGTCCCCGAGGAGAACGTGCTCACCATCACCATCACGGAGACCACCGTCATCGAGTCAGACCTGGGCATATGGAGCTCCCGCGCCCTGTTCCACCTCACGCTCTGGTTCTTCTTCAGCTTCTGCACTCTCTTCCTCAACAAGTACATCCTGTCCTTGCTGGAGGGGGAGCCCAGCATGCTAGGTAACGCAGGCCCTGGTCCCGGGTGAGAGCCCAGCATGCTGGGTAACGCGGGCCCTGGTCCCGGGTGAGAGCCCAGCACGCTAGGTAAAGCAGGCCCTGGTCCCGGGTGAGAGCTCGGGGTGCCTGCGAGCCACAGGGCAGTTCGTTATGTGTGGTAAGCACAAGGAAGAGCCAGTGGccccaggagggaagaggaaagctGGGGGGGTTAGGGCACCTTGGGAACGTGGAATGGCGTGTTCTGTCTGCTTCTGCGCTAGGAAGGGAAATAATTCTCTTTTTCAGTTTGGCctcttcatctccttccttcaGGTGCTGTGCAAATGCTGTCAACTACATTTATTGgatgtattaaaatatttgttccttGCTGTTTATATCAGCACAAAACCCGGCTTTCTTATCCACCCAATTTCATCATGATCATGCTGTTTGTGGGTCTAATGAGGTAAGGAATTGGACGTTTTTGGTTGAGTGTCTGAGTTTTTTGTGTATAAAATGTCTTACCCATCACTAAGAATGGGAAATCAACTGACTGACATCATAATTCACTGATCATAGGTGTGTTTTCAGTGCAAACTTTATAAAATTGTGAGACTATGTAGATTTTAGGACAACAAATATATTTGGTTTTGTGGCTTTAATGCACATACATTTGATCAGATTCTTTCTGGAACAGCCATGAAACCAATTTAATGATGGTTTAAGGGTAACGTGCctccttctccctggggcagACGCTCTGGTGATGCTGGAGAAACAGAAGTCTCTGCAGGTGGGGTGGAAAGGCCATTTCCTGAGGGGCCTGGCCCGGAGGAAGTGGCCAGGAGGGCCAGTGAGTGGGGCGGGTTGGAGAATgacaggggagggggagaggcagcGGGGTCGGGAGTCAATGTGCCTGTGGCCGGGCCAGCTCCCTGAAGGGTCTGTCTGTCCTGCAGACGGTCTGACCATCCTGACGCTCCTGTCGGCTTCCCGGTAGGTTCGCCACAGTGGTGTTGGGTCTGGTCAGCCTGAAAAACGTGGCGGTTTCGTTCGCTGAGACTGTGAAGAGCTCTGCCCCCATTTTCACCGTGATCATGTCCCGCATGATCCTTGGCGAGTACACTGGTGAGTGGCCCCTGTGCCTGGCCCCCCCGGGCGGCGATGCCGTCACTTCTCACACCTTTCGGGGTCACAGGCTGCCTCTCACTGGCTTCAGgtgtctttctcctctgctccgtgggggaggaggagctggtaAAGAAGTAATGACCTACCTCAGGGGCCATCCCTTGTCCCAGGAGGATAAGACTGTCTTCCTTGCCGTGTGAAGTGGCACCTGGTGACGGGACGGCTCAGTCCTGGTGGTGCAGCCCCTCGTCCCGGAGCCTTTCCTACATCCTGTCCGCCCTGTGAGCGCCTCCTCCCCGTCTGGTCCTGCTCCTCACTGCTTTCAGCTGCACCTCTCCGTCCACCCCAAGGGTCAGCAAATGGGATCTATTTTCAAATCTCCAACCTTTGACGACAGGCCGACTCCTTCCAGCTAGCCACACGTTACACTCACGTCCCTGTTTCTCCTTCCAACCTTTATAAAAAGGAGCATATCCGGTATTGTTCCATGAAAACAAGCAAAGCGCAGAATAATGCATATAATAGGTAATCTTTTTTCTGTGATGAGCACTAATAGACATAGATATGTATTCGCTTCAATTAAGAAAATGGCAAGATCTTAAAATAAGGCAACTATGTGCCGTAGAGGGAGGGGGGGAATTGCTGGGGGACAAGGACACAACTGGCCTTCTCACAGATGTGCCTGTGGAGCCACGCGGACGCTTTAGCTGATGGTAAAGCAAAATCAAGTCAAAGTGCAGAAAGCCATTCCTAAAAATCGTGAGCTACATGAAACAAATGAACCTGATTACACGTCAAGCAGGTAGCTTAACCGTACAAAAAGGGTTATTTCTTGTGACTTTAAGACATCATGATTTGCCTTCCAGCTGTGGCGGATAAGCTTGTAGCAAACCAGCTCTCTTGCTGAGAACAATTAGAAAATCTTGATAAAATTTAGCAGAAAGAAATTGTTGGGGAGGCACTGGAGAGTGACCGAGGGACCAGAACTCGGGGCCAAGATTTCAGGGCCAAAGGTCACCCAGAAAAGTGACCCCgacctgccctccccacagaAGTGTTTGCTAATCCTTGGGTAGCACTGGGCATCCGGGCAGAGCAGCCTCGGGGGCTGAACAGGCAAGAGCGAGCGGGACCTGCCAAGGGGGAACTG
This genomic interval from Equus quagga isolate Etosha38 chromosome 5, UCLA_HA_Equagga_1.0, whole genome shotgun sequence contains the following:
- the SLC35E2B gene encoding solute carrier family 35 member E2B isoform X5; the encoded protein is MSVSAKPQAAAELTPGPKEKPRGKPLLPWGSLFSHRSEKIVFTKSDSVPEENVLTITITETTVIESDLGIWSSRALFHLTLWFFFSFCTLFLNKYILSLLEGEPSMLGAVQMLSTTFIGCIKIFVPCCLYQHKTRLSYPPNFIMIMLFVGLMRFATVVLGLVSLKNVAVSFAETVKSSAPIFTVIMSRMILGEYTGLLVNLSLIPVMAGLALCTATEISFNILGFSAALSTNIMDCLQNVFSKKLLSGDKYRFSAAELQFYTSAAAVAMLVPAWIFFMMLPQHGLMSSVCGSTPRIQTGEAWATEAEYANLTTVPPGQPQSIIFVLAHRTCL
- the SLC35E2B gene encoding solute carrier family 35 member E2B isoform X4 gives rise to the protein MSVSAKPQAAAELTPGPKEKPRGKPLLPWGSLFSHRSEKIVFTKSDSVPEENVLTITITETTVIESDLGIWSSRALFHLTLWFFFSFCTLFLNKYILSLLEGEPSMLGAVQMLSTTFIGCIKIFVPCCLYQHKTRLSYPPNFIMIMLFVGLMRFATVVLGLVSLKNVAVSFAETVKSSAPIFTVIMSRMILGEYTGLLVNLSLIPVMAGLALCTATEISFNILGFSAALSTNIMDCLQNVFSKKLLSGDKYRFSMDVGCHTGPLSSREKVNPSALGALEGSCCGVCRRPPPPRVERGPGAAFSPCRAAELQFYTSAAAVAMLVPAWIFFMMLPQHGLMSSVCGSTPRIQTGEAWATEAEYANLTTVPPGQPQSIIFVLAHRTCL